Proteins from one Sphingopyxis terrae subsp. terrae NBRC 15098 genomic window:
- a CDS encoding DUF2842 domain-containing protein: protein MSEPPADPQPSWRKPTGILLILALITAWAAAVVSLSPWVGGWPVLVQAIFYLVAGIAWVWVLPLRPLLCWMETGRWRAPQ from the coding sequence GTGAGCGAGCCCCCCGCCGATCCGCAGCCAAGCTGGCGTAAGCCGACCGGCATCCTTCTGATCTTGGCGCTGATCACGGCGTGGGCGGCGGCCGTCGTCAGCCTCTCGCCGTGGGTCGGCGGCTGGCCGGTGCTGGTGCAGGCGATTTTCTATCTCGTCGCGGGGATCGCCTGGGTATGGGTGCTGCCGCTGCGGCCACTGCTGTGCTGGATGGAAACCGGGCGCTGGCGCGCCCCACAATAG
- a CDS encoding 5-formyltetrahydrofolate cyclo-ligase, whose translation MTPDLASQKQALRERLRFRRRHFVANLDPMGRLAAFRAVPDTLRKLLDASPVVGAYAPWGDEPDIRPLLLLDGRRIALPHHADRTAAMTFRISDDGDALRKGPWGSPQPPDSAEIAHPDIVLCPLVGFDRHGGRLGQGGGHYDRFFAENPAVPRIGIGWSVQEVDTVPIEQTDIFLDAVLTEQEYIITGDRL comes from the coding sequence ATGACGCCCGACCTCGCTTCGCAGAAACAGGCGCTGCGCGAACGATTGCGTTTTCGCCGCCGCCATTTCGTCGCCAATCTCGACCCGATGGGGCGGCTCGCTGCCTTTCGCGCCGTTCCCGACACGCTCCGCAAGCTGCTCGATGCCAGCCCTGTCGTCGGCGCCTATGCACCGTGGGGCGACGAACCCGATATCCGCCCGCTGCTGCTGCTGGATGGCCGGCGCATCGCGCTGCCGCATCACGCAGACCGCACGGCCGCCATGACCTTTCGGATATCGGACGATGGCGATGCGCTTCGCAAGGGTCCGTGGGGATCGCCCCAGCCGCCCGATAGCGCCGAAATCGCGCATCCCGACATCGTCCTCTGCCCGCTCGTCGGTTTCGACCGCCACGGCGGCCGTCTCGGCCAGGGAGGCGGGCATTATGACCGGTTCTTTGCTGAAAATCCGGCGGTTCCGCGCATCGGAATCGGCTGGTCGGTGCAGGAAGTTGACACTGTTCCCATTGAACAAACCGATATTTTTCTCGATGCGGTCCTGACCGAGCAGGAATATATCATCACCGGAGACCGATTGTGA
- a CDS encoding cell division protein ZapA produces MADVRLNIAGRTYDLTCADGEEPQLQKLAGLIDEKVRAIPGSTEVRQLLFAALMLADEAQEAKAKVDRSEPQSDSLRAAVALAESRETQARDELAAARREIEALKAAPPPAVAAAPRTTHDRALLQIADRIEALAAKVEQSA; encoded by the coding sequence GTGGCTGATGTCCGACTGAACATCGCCGGGCGCACCTATGACCTGACCTGCGCCGACGGCGAGGAGCCGCAGCTTCAGAAGCTCGCCGGGCTGATCGACGAAAAGGTCCGCGCCATCCCCGGCAGCACCGAGGTACGCCAGCTTCTCTTCGCGGCGCTCATGCTCGCCGACGAGGCGCAGGAAGCAAAGGCCAAGGTCGACAGGTCCGAGCCCCAATCCGATTCGCTGCGCGCCGCGGTTGCGCTAGCGGAAAGCCGCGAAACGCAGGCGCGTGACGAACTCGCTGCGGCCCGCAGGGAAATCGAGGCACTTAAGGCCGCGCCGCCGCCCGCTGTAGCAGCCGCGCCGCGCACAACGCACGACCGCGCACTGCTCCAGATCGCCGACCGGATCGAAGCGCTCGCCGCAAAGGTTGAGCAAAGCGCTTGA
- the tkt gene encoding transketolase, with translation MTLPERQLANAIRALAMDAVQAANSGHPGMPMGMADVATVLYSDYLKFDPSEPKWADRDRFVLSAGHGSMLAYATLHLAGYAHPTMEEIRNFRQLNSPCAGHPENFELAGVETTTGPLGQGLATAVGMAIAERHLNAIYGDDLVDHRTWVIAGDGCLMEGINHEAIGVAGHLGLGRLIVLWDDNKITIDGSTDLSTSEDVKARYAATGWHVDSCDGHDAADIRRAIDAALADGRPSLIACKTLIGFGAPNKQGTSATHGSPLGADEVAAARANMGWTAEPFVIPADIADAWRGFGQRGQSLHAAWNYRLASSDKKTDFEDRLSGKVAPGDAFKAYLDGLVAEPPKVATRKASENVLTALTADIASLVGGSADLTGSNNTKTSSTKPLNRNDYSGRYIYYGIREFGMSAAMNGMALHGGVIPYGGTFLVFSDYCRGAIRLSALQRQRVVYVMTHDSIGLGEDGPTHQPIEHLQSLRAMPNLLVMRPADAVETAECWAIAIAQDSRPTLLALTRQNLPPLRHDVTENLCLKGGYRLRSAAAARKVVLVATGSEVSLALDVAEKLEAAGQGADVVSMVSTELFDEQDAAYQADLLPDDALIVSIEAGTTFGWERYTGRHGLRFGIDSFGASAPIDDLYRHFGLTVDAITPKILARLGA, from the coding sequence ATGACACTGCCCGAACGCCAGCTCGCCAACGCGATCCGCGCGCTTGCGATGGACGCCGTACAGGCCGCGAACAGCGGTCACCCCGGGATGCCGATGGGCATGGCCGACGTCGCGACCGTCCTCTATTCGGATTATCTGAAGTTCGATCCGAGCGAACCCAAATGGGCCGATCGCGACCGATTCGTCCTGTCGGCGGGCCATGGCTCGATGCTCGCTTATGCGACGCTCCATCTCGCGGGCTATGCGCATCCGACGATGGAGGAAATCCGCAATTTTCGCCAGCTGAACAGTCCTTGCGCCGGGCATCCCGAAAATTTCGAGCTTGCCGGGGTTGAAACGACGACGGGGCCGCTGGGGCAGGGGCTTGCGACTGCGGTCGGCATGGCGATCGCCGAGCGCCATCTCAATGCCATTTACGGCGACGACCTCGTCGACCATCGCACCTGGGTCATCGCCGGCGACGGCTGCCTGATGGAAGGCATCAATCACGAAGCGATCGGCGTGGCCGGCCATCTGGGCCTTGGCCGCCTGATCGTGCTGTGGGACGACAACAAGATCACGATCGACGGGTCGACCGACCTTTCGACCAGCGAGGACGTGAAAGCGCGTTATGCGGCGACCGGTTGGCATGTCGACAGCTGCGACGGCCATGATGCTGCCGATATTCGCCGCGCGATCGACGCGGCGCTGGCGGACGGTCGCCCGTCGCTGATTGCGTGCAAGACGCTGATCGGCTTCGGCGCGCCGAACAAGCAGGGCACGTCGGCGACGCATGGCTCGCCGCTCGGCGCCGACGAGGTGGCGGCGGCGCGCGCCAATATGGGCTGGACCGCCGAACCGTTCGTCATTCCCGCCGACATTGCCGACGCATGGCGCGGCTTTGGCCAGCGCGGCCAGTCACTTCATGCTGCGTGGAATTATCGCCTTGCAAGTAGCGATAAGAAAACGGATTTTGAGGATCGCCTGAGCGGCAAGGTCGCGCCGGGTGATGCTTTCAAGGCCTATCTCGACGGGCTGGTTGCCGAACCGCCGAAGGTCGCGACGCGCAAGGCGTCGGAAAATGTGCTGACCGCGCTCACCGCCGACATCGCCTCGCTTGTTGGTGGCAGCGCCGACCTTACCGGCTCGAACAATACCAAGACATCGTCGACCAAGCCGCTGAACCGGAACGATTATTCGGGTCGCTACATCTATTATGGCATCCGCGAATTCGGCATGTCGGCGGCGATGAACGGGATGGCGCTGCACGGCGGCGTGATCCCCTATGGCGGCACTTTCCTGGTCTTTTCGGACTATTGCCGCGGCGCGATCCGGCTGTCGGCGCTCCAGCGTCAGCGCGTCGTTTACGTGATGACGCACGACAGCATCGGGCTCGGCGAGGATGGACCGACGCACCAGCCGATCGAGCATCTGCAGTCGCTGCGCGCCATGCCCAATCTGCTCGTGATGCGCCCCGCCGACGCGGTTGAGACGGCCGAATGCTGGGCGATCGCGATCGCGCAGGACAGCCGTCCGACGCTCCTCGCACTCACGCGCCAGAATCTGCCGCCGCTGCGTCATGACGTCACGGAAAATCTTTGCTTGAAAGGCGGTTATCGCCTTCGCAGCGCCGCCGCGGCGCGCAAGGTCGTGCTGGTCGCGACGGGCTCCGAAGTGTCGCTGGCGCTCGATGTCGCCGAAAAGCTCGAAGCGGCGGGGCAGGGTGCCGATGTCGTTTCGATGGTGTCGACCGAATTGTTCGACGAACAGGATGCGGCCTATCAGGCCGACCTGCTGCCCGACGATGCCCTGATCGTCTCGATCGAGGCCGGGACGACCTTCGGCTGGGAACGCTACACCGGCCGCCATGGCCTGCGCTTCGGCATCGACAGCTTCGGCGCGTCGGCGCCGATCGATGATCTCTACCGGCATTTCGGCCTGACGGTCGACGCCATCACCCCCAAGATTCTGGCGCGGCTCGGCGCATAA
- the gap gene encoding type I glyceraldehyde-3-phosphate dehydrogenase — translation MAVKVAINGFGRIGRNVARALLERTDHDLELVSINDLGDAKANARLLRHDSVHGAFNGTVEVDGNDLIINGKRIQVTAERDPAALPHAANGVDIVMECTGFFTNKAGGQKHLDAGAKRVLISAPAKEVDLTVVYGVNDSQITADHRIISNASCTTNCLAPFAKVLHEAIGIERGLMTTIHAYTNDQKILDQIHDDPRRARAAAMSMIPTSTGAAVAVGLVLPELKGKLDGSSIRVPTPNVSVVDLTFTPSRETTKEEVNAVLKAAAEGALKGVLGYTEEPLVSIDFNHNAASSTIDSLETAVIDGKLVRVLSWYDNEWGFSNRMIDTAGVIAKFL, via the coding sequence ATGGCAGTGAAAGTCGCAATCAACGGTTTCGGACGCATCGGCCGCAATGTGGCGCGCGCCCTTCTCGAGCGCACCGATCACGACCTTGAACTGGTGTCGATCAACGATCTGGGCGATGCCAAGGCCAATGCCCGCCTGCTTCGCCATGACTCGGTTCATGGCGCCTTCAACGGCACCGTCGAAGTCGATGGCAACGACCTGATCATCAACGGCAAGCGCATCCAGGTCACCGCCGAGCGCGATCCCGCCGCCCTGCCGCACGCCGCCAACGGCGTGGACATCGTGATGGAATGCACCGGCTTCTTCACCAACAAGGCCGGCGGCCAGAAGCATCTCGACGCCGGCGCGAAGCGCGTACTCATTTCGGCGCCCGCCAAGGAAGTCGACCTGACCGTCGTTTACGGCGTCAATGACAGCCAGATCACCGCCGATCACCGGATCATCTCGAACGCGTCCTGCACCACCAACTGCCTCGCGCCCTTTGCCAAGGTGCTGCACGAAGCGATCGGTATCGAACGCGGCCTGATGACGACGATCCATGCCTATACCAACGACCAGAAAATCCTCGATCAGATCCACGACGATCCGCGCCGCGCCCGCGCCGCCGCAATGTCGATGATCCCGACCTCGACCGGTGCGGCGGTCGCCGTCGGCCTCGTCCTGCCCGAATTGAAGGGCAAGCTCGACGGGTCATCGATCCGCGTTCCGACGCCGAATGTGTCGGTGGTCGACCTCACTTTCACCCCGTCGCGCGAAACGACCAAGGAAGAAGTGAACGCGGTGCTCAAGGCCGCGGCCGAAGGCGCGCTGAAGGGCGTCCTTGGTTATACCGAGGAACCGCTGGTTTCGATCGACTTCAACCATAACGCCGCCAGCTCGACCATCGACAGCCTTGAAACCGCGGTTATCGACGGCAAGCTGGTGCGAGTGCTGAGCTGGTACGACAATGAATGGGGCTTCTCCAACCGCATGATCGACACGGCGGGCGTGATCGCGAAGTTCCTTTAA
- a CDS encoding phosphoglycerate kinase, translated as MADFKTLDDIGDVTGKKVLVRVDLNVPMSDGAVADDTRIRAAMPTIRELSDKGAIVLLLAHFGRPKGAKNPTQSLSLVIDGVADVLGHSVMFIPDCTGEGAKAGVAVLAPGDVAVLENARFHAGEEKNDPAFADALAEIGDIYVNDAFSAAHRAHGSTEGIAHRLPAYAGRAMEAELKALDAALGNPAHPVAAVVGGAKVSSKIDVLRNLVGKVDHLIIGGGMANTFLAARGVDVGKSLCEHDLVDTANAIFDAADAAGCTVHLPYDVVVAKEFAANPPTRTVNIHEVAADEMILDVGPAAVEALGDVLKSCRTLVWNGPLGAFEIAPFDAATVALARTAAALTREGSLISVAGGGDTVAALNHAGVADEFTFVSTAGGAFLEWMEGKPLPGVDALKA; from the coding sequence ATGGCAGATTTCAAGACGCTCGACGACATCGGTGACGTCACCGGCAAGAAGGTGCTGGTGCGCGTCGATCTCAACGTGCCGATGTCCGATGGCGCCGTGGCCGATGACACGCGAATTCGCGCAGCGATGCCGACGATCCGCGAACTGTCGGACAAGGGTGCCATCGTTCTGCTGCTCGCCCATTTCGGCCGTCCGAAAGGGGCGAAGAACCCGACGCAGTCGCTCAGCCTCGTCATCGACGGCGTCGCCGACGTCCTCGGCCATTCGGTGATGTTCATTCCCGATTGCACCGGCGAAGGCGCCAAGGCGGGCGTTGCCGTCCTCGCGCCCGGCGACGTCGCCGTGCTCGAAAATGCGCGCTTTCATGCGGGTGAGGAAAAGAACGACCCCGCGTTCGCCGATGCGCTTGCCGAAATCGGCGACATCTATGTCAACGATGCCTTTTCGGCGGCGCACCGCGCGCATGGCTCGACCGAGGGCATTGCCCATCGGCTGCCCGCCTATGCCGGCCGCGCGATGGAGGCCGAGCTCAAGGCGCTCGACGCGGCGCTCGGCAACCCCGCGCATCCGGTTGCGGCGGTTGTCGGCGGCGCGAAAGTGTCGAGCAAGATCGACGTGCTGCGCAACCTTGTCGGCAAGGTCGATCATCTGATCATCGGCGGCGGGATGGCGAACACTTTCCTCGCGGCGCGCGGCGTCGATGTCGGCAAGTCGCTGTGCGAGCACGACCTCGTCGATACCGCCAACGCGATTTTCGACGCGGCGGATGCCGCAGGCTGCACCGTCCATCTGCCCTATGACGTGGTCGTCGCGAAAGAATTCGCCGCGAACCCGCCGACGCGCACCGTGAACATCCACGAAGTTGCGGCGGACGAGATGATCCTCGATGTCGGGCCTGCGGCGGTCGAGGCGCTCGGTGACGTGCTGAAAAGCTGCCGCACGTTGGTGTGGAACGGTCCGCTCGGCGCTTTCGAGATTGCGCCGTTCGACGCCGCAACCGTCGCGCTCGCCCGGACGGCGGCGGCGTTGACGCGCGAAGGGTCGCTGATTTCGGTTGCCGGCGGCGGCGATACCGTCGCCGCGCTCAACCATGCCGGCGTTGCGGACGAGTTCACCTTTGTTTCGACCGCAGGCGGCGCCTTCCTCGAATGGATGGAAGGAAAGCCTTTGCCGGGGGTAGACGCGCTTAAGGCCTGA
- a CDS encoding fructose bisphosphate aldolase, translating to MTTANAEMLDKIKSGQGFIAALDQSGGSTPKALKGYGIEEDEYSGDEEMFALIHAMRSRIVTAPCFNGDKVIGAILFERTMDGEADGKPIPALLWERGVVPFLKVDKGLEAEADGVQLMKPNADLDALCERAVAKGVFGTKMRSVVNLANPVGVKAIVAQQFAEAARIAAHGLMPIIEPEVNIKSPERDAADRLLLAETLAALDAWTGAPVMLKLSLPTEAGLFQPLVDHPKVLRVVALSGGFARPEACIELAKNPGIIASFSRALLEDLRASMSDAEFNGSLGGAIDEIHAASVA from the coding sequence ATGACGACCGCCAATGCCGAGATGCTGGATAAGATCAAATCGGGCCAGGGCTTTATCGCCGCGCTCGACCAGAGTGGCGGTTCGACGCCCAAGGCGCTCAAGGGCTATGGCATCGAAGAAGACGAATATTCGGGCGACGAGGAAATGTTCGCGCTGATCCATGCAATGCGCAGCCGGATCGTGACCGCACCCTGCTTCAACGGCGATAAGGTGATCGGCGCGATCCTGTTCGAACGCACCATGGACGGCGAAGCCGATGGCAAGCCGATCCCGGCTCTGCTGTGGGAGCGCGGCGTGGTCCCGTTCCTCAAGGTCGACAAAGGCCTCGAAGCCGAAGCTGACGGCGTTCAGTTGATGAAGCCCAACGCCGATCTCGACGCGCTGTGCGAGCGGGCGGTTGCGAAGGGCGTGTTCGGGACCAAGATGCGCAGCGTCGTCAACCTCGCCAACCCGGTGGGCGTCAAGGCAATCGTCGCGCAGCAATTTGCCGAAGCCGCGCGCATCGCCGCGCACGGCCTGATGCCGATCATCGAACCCGAAGTGAATATCAAGAGCCCCGAGCGCGATGCGGCGGACCGACTGTTGCTAGCGGAAACGCTCGCGGCGCTCGACGCATGGACCGGCGCGCCGGTCATGCTCAAGCTGTCGCTGCCCACCGAAGCAGGCCTGTTCCAGCCGCTCGTCGATCATCCCAAGGTGCTGCGCGTCGTCGCGCTGTCGGGCGGCTTCGCGCGCCCCGAAGCGTGTATCGAACTGGCCAAGAATCCCGGTATCATCGCCAGCTTCAGCCGCGCGCTCCTGGAAGATTTGCGCGCGTCGATGAGCGACGCGGAATTCAACGGCTCGCTCGGCGGCGCGATCGACGAAATTCACGCCGCATCGGTCGCCTGA
- a CDS encoding O-methyltransferase has translation MTDSWDRVDTYIGEKLIGDDAILAAALAHNAENGLPPIDVSAAQGKMLYLLAQMAGARRILEIGTLGGYSTIWLARALPDDGALVTLEVDHMHARVAQANLDRAGLSDRAEIRVGPAMDSLAAMTDVAPFDMVFIDADKQRNVDYVAEAIRLGRSGTTIIVDNVVREGGVLDPASHDPGILGARALFDFLQSDPRIDATAVQTVGAKGWDGFVLARVA, from the coding sequence ATGACCGATAGCTGGGACCGCGTCGACACCTATATCGGCGAGAAGCTGATTGGCGACGACGCGATCCTGGCGGCCGCACTCGCCCACAATGCCGAAAACGGCTTGCCACCGATCGACGTCTCGGCGGCGCAGGGCAAGATGCTCTATCTGCTCGCACAAATGGCGGGCGCGCGGCGCATCCTCGAAATCGGGACGCTCGGCGGCTATTCGACGATCTGGCTCGCGCGGGCGCTACCGGACGATGGCGCGCTGGTGACGCTGGAAGTCGACCACATGCATGCCCGCGTCGCGCAGGCGAATCTCGATCGCGCCGGCCTCTCTGATCGGGCCGAGATCCGGGTCGGCCCGGCGATGGACAGCCTTGCCGCGATGACCGACGTCGCGCCTTTCGACATGGTCTTCATCGACGCCGACAAGCAGAGGAATGTCGATTATGTCGCCGAAGCGATCCGCCTCGGCCGCAGCGGCACGACGATCATCGTCGACAATGTCGTGCGCGAAGGCGGCGTCCTCGATCCCGCCAGCCACGATCCCGGCATCTTGGGCGCACGCGCGCTGTTCGATTTTCTGCAATCCGACCCGCGCATCGACGCCACCGCCGTGCAGACGGTCGGCGCGAAGGGATGGGACGGCTTCGTGTTGGCGCGGGTCGCCTAA
- the thiE gene encoding thiamine phosphate synthase, with translation MTEPTCQLYLISPADVGGDFPAQLEAALAAGPVAAFQFRVKGLTQHEAARLAEPLQAICAAHDVAFIVNDDMALAKRLKADGVHLGQGDGDPQEARRLLGPGAQIGVTCHNSRHLAMDAGEAGSDYVAFGAFFPTTTKAVEHRAEPEILSWWQGLFELPCVAIGGITVENAELLIDAGADFLAVSGGVWNHPDGPAAAVQAFAALMAAD, from the coding sequence ATGACCGAACCGACCTGCCAGCTTTACCTCATCTCGCCAGCTGATGTCGGCGGCGACTTTCCGGCGCAACTCGAAGCGGCGCTGGCCGCCGGCCCGGTTGCCGCGTTCCAGTTCCGCGTCAAGGGTTTGACCCAGCACGAAGCGGCGCGCCTTGCCGAACCGCTACAGGCGATTTGCGCCGCGCACGATGTCGCCTTCATCGTCAACGACGACATGGCGCTGGCGAAGCGGCTCAAGGCCGATGGCGTCCATCTGGGGCAGGGGGACGGCGATCCGCAGGAGGCGCGGCGGCTGCTCGGCCCCGGCGCGCAGATCGGCGTAACCTGTCACAACAGCCGCCACCTTGCGATGGATGCCGGCGAAGCGGGGTCGGATTATGTCGCCTTCGGCGCCTTCTTCCCCACGACGACAAAGGCGGTCGAACATCGCGCCGAGCCCGAAATCCTCAGCTGGTGGCAGGGACTGTTCGAGCTGCCTTGCGTTGCGATCGGCGGGATCACGGTCGAGAATGCGGAGCTGTTGATCGATGCTGGCGCCGATTTCCTTGCGGTATCGGGCGGCGTCTGGAACCATCCGGACGGCCCGGCCGCGGCGGTGCAGGCTTTCGCCGCGCTGATGGCAGCGGATTAG
- a CDS encoding OPT family oligopeptide transporter, translated as MSDTDQRSVSMRELTVRGIVLGGLITLLFTAANVYLGLKVGLTFATSIPAAVISMAILRFLSGATILENNIVQTIASAAGTLAAIIFVLPGLVIVGWWQGFPYWTTAAVCFIGGTLGVMFSVPLRRALVAGSDLPYPEGVAAAEVLKVGSRAGEGAEENQRGLRTILLGSLISAGFSLLGAMKLAALEVSKNFKLGVGATGVSGSLSFALIGVGHLVGLSVGVAMFIGMVIAWAGLMPALTAAQGLTGPVDDVVGMVFSQQVRFIGAGTIGVAALWTLLKIVSPIVKGIKGSIASSRARGAGEVVELGERDLSFGIVAGTILGSLIPIAGLLWFFAQGGPIAANPVGVIFATLLFVLFVGAIIAAVTGYMAGLIGASNSPVSGVGILAIIAASLMLLLFFGRNHSEADTAALVAYALFTTAIVFSVATISNDNLQDLKTGQLVGATPWKQQLALVIGVGFGSLIIPPVLDLLNQAFGFAGAAGAGANALPAPQAALISALAKGVLGGDLRWDLIGYGALIGIAIIAADEILGRMGKLRLPPLGVGMGIYLPMSLTLLIPIGAVIGHLWEKRAERSTRPEFYSRMGVLLATGFIVGESIFGVLFAGVVAGSGSDAPLALVGESFEPTAIVVGLSLFVALIAYSYRRTRRATESV; from the coding sequence ATGTCCGATACCGACCAGCGCAGCGTTTCGATGCGCGAACTCACCGTCCGCGGGATCGTCCTTGGCGGACTGATCACGCTGCTGTTCACGGCGGCAAACGTCTATCTGGGGTTGAAGGTCGGGTTGACCTTTGCGACCTCGATTCCCGCCGCGGTCATTTCGATGGCGATCCTGCGCTTCCTGTCGGGGGCGACGATTTTGGAGAATAATATCGTCCAGACGATCGCCAGTGCGGCGGGGACGCTTGCGGCCATCATCTTCGTCCTGCCCGGTCTGGTCATCGTCGGCTGGTGGCAGGGTTTCCCCTATTGGACGACCGCCGCCGTCTGTTTCATCGGCGGAACGCTGGGCGTGATGTTTTCGGTCCCGCTGCGCCGCGCACTCGTCGCCGGGTCGGACCTTCCCTATCCCGAAGGCGTCGCCGCGGCCGAAGTGCTCAAGGTCGGGTCGCGCGCGGGCGAGGGGGCCGAGGAGAATCAGCGCGGCCTGCGTACGATCCTGCTCGGATCGCTGATCAGCGCCGGTTTCTCGCTGCTTGGCGCGATGAAGCTCGCGGCGCTCGAAGTGTCGAAGAATTTCAAGCTCGGCGTCGGCGCCACCGGCGTCAGCGGCAGCCTGTCCTTCGCGCTGATCGGCGTGGGGCATCTTGTCGGCCTGTCGGTCGGCGTGGCGATGTTCATCGGCATGGTCATCGCATGGGCGGGTCTGATGCCCGCGCTGACGGCAGCGCAGGGACTGACCGGACCGGTCGATGATGTGGTCGGCATGGTGTTTTCGCAGCAGGTGCGCTTCATCGGCGCCGGGACGATCGGGGTCGCGGCGCTGTGGACGCTGCTCAAGATCGTCAGCCCGATCGTCAAGGGCATCAAGGGTTCGATCGCGTCGTCGCGGGCGCGCGGCGCGGGCGAGGTGGTCGAACTGGGCGAGCGTGATCTGTCCTTCGGCATCGTCGCGGGGACGATCCTGGGCTCGCTGATTCCGATCGCGGGATTGCTGTGGTTCTTTGCGCAGGGCGGCCCGATCGCGGCCAATCCGGTCGGCGTCATTTTCGCGACGCTGCTGTTCGTGCTGTTCGTCGGCGCGATCATCGCCGCGGTTACCGGCTATATGGCCGGCCTGATCGGTGCGTCGAACAGCCCGGTGTCGGGCGTCGGTATCCTCGCCATCATTGCCGCTTCGCTGATGCTGCTCCTCTTCTTCGGGCGCAATCACAGTGAAGCCGATACTGCCGCGCTTGTCGCCTATGCGCTGTTCACCACTGCGATCGTCTTTTCGGTCGCGACGATTTCCAACGACAATCTCCAGGATCTGAAGACCGGCCAGCTCGTCGGTGCGACGCCGTGGAAGCAGCAGCTCGCGCTGGTTATCGGTGTCGGCTTCGGTTCGCTCATCATTCCGCCGGTGCTCGACCTGTTGAACCAGGCATTTGGCTTTGCCGGTGCCGCGGGGGCGGGCGCCAATGCGCTGCCGGCGCCGCAAGCGGCCCTGATCAGCGCACTGGCCAAGGGCGTGCTCGGCGGCGATCTGCGTTGGGATCTGATCGGCTATGGTGCATTGATCGGCATCGCCATCATCGCCGCCGACGAGATATTGGGGCGTATGGGCAAGCTGCGCCTGCCGCCGCTCGGTGTCGGTATGGGCATCTATCTGCCGATGTCGCTGACCTTGCTCATTCCGATCGGCGCGGTGATCGGCCATTTATGGGAAAAACGTGCCGAACGCAGCACCCGCCCCGAATTTTACAGCCGAATGGGCGTCCTGCTCGCGACGGGCTTCATCGTCGGCGAGAGCATTTTCGGGGTATTGTTCGCGGGCGTCGTCGCGGGTTCGGGAAGCGATGCGCCGCTGGCGCTCGTCGGGGAGAGCTTCGAGCCGACGGCGATTGTCGTCGGCCTTTCGCTCTTCGTCGCGCTGATCGCATACAGCTATCGGCGCACGCGCCGCGCCACCGAAAGCGTCTAA
- the efp gene encoding elongation factor P, whose translation MKITGVEIRPGNIIEYEGGIWKVTKIQHTQPGKGGAYMQVEAKNLIDGRKLNNRFRSADTVEKVRLDTKDFQFLYAEGDDLVFMDKDSYEQITISKDVVGEAHEFLQDGMEVVLELWEERPISVELPEQIEATIVEADAVVKGQTASSSYKPAILDNGVRVMVPPHITSGTRIVVNVYDREYVRRAD comes from the coding sequence ATGAAAATCACCGGCGTTGAAATCCGTCCCGGCAATATTATCGAATATGAGGGCGGCATCTGGAAGGTCACCAAGATCCAGCACACCCAGCCGGGCAAGGGCGGCGCCTATATGCAGGTCGAAGCCAAGAATCTGATCGACGGGCGCAAGCTCAACAACCGTTTCCGCAGCGCCGATACGGTCGAGAAGGTCCGCCTCGACACCAAGGATTTCCAGTTCCTCTATGCCGAGGGCGACGACCTCGTGTTCATGGACAAGGACAGCTACGAACAGATCACCATCTCGAAGGATGTCGTCGGCGAAGCCCACGAATTCCTGCAGGACGGCATGGAAGTCGTGCTCGAACTGTGGGAAGAGCGCCCGATCTCGGTCGAACTGCCCGAACAGATCGAAGCGACGATCGTCGAGGCCGATGCGGTGGTGAAGGGCCAGACGGCCTCTTCGTCGTACAAGCCCGCGATCCTCGACAATGGCGTGCGGGTCATGGTGCCGCCCCACATCACCAGTGGCACGCGTATCGTGGTCAACGTCTATGACCGCGAATATGTCCGCCGTGCTGACTAA